A window of Phragmites australis chromosome 15, lpPhrAust1.1, whole genome shotgun sequence genomic DNA:
GTGAGAGGCGAGCATGCGAGGCGATAGAGACGCGTGATGGTGACTATAACCTCTTGGGTGGGAATGGTTCTATCGATTTTACCGTATGACTCGGTATAACCTAGTGTCAGTATATTCTAAAAATCTAAATTATTATATTATGCGATTTTACAAACTAATGCCCGTTTGATTGTCCGTGTGATTTAGCCTGACTCATATTCAGAGAGACATGCTGAGTTGAATCAGACTGAGGAGATATAGGGCATGTTTAGTTCCATCACCTGGCCCGCCTCGCTTTGCTCCGCTCGCCTCCCCTCGCCTAGCCAAGTAAGAGAATATTTTCTTAGCTGCTTGGTTCCCTTGCCTCCTCGTTTCTCCCCCTTCCTCTCTTCTTCCAAGCTGCAAGACTATCCATCCATGGAAGAGCTTGATCTGGCGGGGAGGTCGATTCGGGTTGCGTCGACCTCAATTTGCACGGTGGTGGGTTTGATTTGGATGATGGTGAACTCGATTTGGATGGTGGTGGGCTCGATTTAGGCGAGAGAGAAGGTCGATTTAGCGTGGAAAATGatcgatttggtggaggagAAGAATGATTCAGCAAGGAGGAAGATAGATTCAGAGGGGGAAAGACCGATTTGAGTGGCTATGGGTTTTGAGAAGCGATCTGCTCGATTCAATTACTAGCTCATGCAAGTAGCTGGCACCACGAGTGGAGCTCGGAGGAGTGGAGGAGCTCACGATGAGGGCCGACGAACCTTGCTGGTGCATTCGGCTCTCCTGCATGGGCAAGGAAAAGCTTGCCTGATTGGGTGAGTTTGCTAGGCAAAGCGAGGTTCCTAGTGGTACCAAACGCCTGACCTTGCCGAGCAAGGTGAGGCAAGCAGCTTGCGCAGGAACCAAATACGTCCGTAATAATAtatgtttggttggctgtatgTGCTCAATCTGACTGAGAAGAAATCTTGTTTGATTTGTCGCATAAGTATATGTTGTATTATAAtgaaacttattttttcaccaaataacttaagattaatttttatatatatataaattagtacatcacatgaaaaaaaatattagtgaatttttttctgatttttgagaatttatttgagacataaAAATcgctagaaattataaaagtatgtttttagaattttaattaaatattggtttagtcttttttatcaaactaattaaaatggattgccaATGAGCTCTAGCTTTTTTATggaaatatttataattttgaaCCACTTTTATactctaaataaaatctaaaatttaataaaaattacaCGTGTACCTAAACTGTACCTATCTATTCAGGCTCGCGAGAAACACCATTGAAATCCATTTTCCGTGAGCTGGCCGGCACAGTGTTTGTGCATGCGTGGGGACTGACCCAAGTGCTCGGCTAGGCAACCGAACGCCGACGCCGCGGAGCGCCGAGCGCTCGGCAGGCAACCAACCGCGCAGTAGGACTTGTTCAAATTCCGCACCAGCTGTATCGGTTCATGGTGCGTTTCGATCATGCAGCTTTTCTGGGCATTTCGCTGGTATCTGCAGCGCAGGGATCACTCACAATACCTGACCTGGAGCGTCAAATCCATCAAAACGGCCGCCTATTTTAATACGGTTCTGAAGACCGACCAAGTTTAATCtgtgtttgttttagttttagatgGTGATTTTCAGTCTTTATAATTTGAAACTGAAATAactagataattttttattatagttTTTATAATCTGCTCGTTGTATtatgagaatctgagaagctatTTTCTTTCAGTTTTTTATAAATTGTGAATTTTATTTTACTAaattattcataatttttttaaaatctacaatTAAAAACTTTCCACAATATAACTTTCTACAATCAATAATCTACGAAATAAATAGACGCTTAGAAGCAAATACTCAAGCCAACAGTGAaccatcatacaactcataaaCAATGATAAATTTTGTGACCTGGGAGTAGTCTGGCCATACCATATGCAGAGACCTTGGCTCATAACACGTGGACCAACTGTTTCTTTCCCAACATGGCCACATTGTGATGTGCATGgcattagagcatctccaaccggcTTGCCTTCCTGCTCGCCATCGCTACTTATAGCGATCGATCCAAAAAACTCGACTCCAACCGGCTCTCTACTTCCCTCGCTCGCTATTTGGGGCTCGCCATATCCTCCATTCGCTCGCTGCTTTTGGCGAACGGCAACGCACTCGCCATCTCTCGAAATGGACTATGACACGTGGACCGCCTCGCTCCAGAGAGCGTTGAGGCTCACAACGCCACTGTAGATTTTAACTGCAGCACAAATCAAAACAATGgtcttttgttgctctaaaaattctaaaaaaaattgtacgtatttcataatccatatgcaacccattttaattagattcattcAAAAAACTtgtatagaatttaaactaaaattctaaaaaaaactacttttataacctCTAACAATTATCagagtctcaaataaattcccaaaaatctggaaaaaatcactaatattcttcttatgttatggactaatttttaaaattatttttagctctagattatatggtgaaaaagtgagttcctttgtaatacctcatttatatgcatttttattatttcatgtggtattattcttttaattcaatttgaattcaaacaaaattcaaatatatacaaaatttagccaTTGCAAATATAGctgttgcaaatattttttatttataagataccaataaaatataggtgagtAGAATTTAGAGAGCGAGATTTAGGGAGTCGGTTGGAGCGTGTACAGAAATAGAGAGTGAATCTTTTAGAGAGGCTCTCTATATGAAGATATAGAAAGTGAAATTTAGAGagtcggttggagatgctcttagtcGTTCTCCTCTGCATCCCCTCATCAGACGCAGACACGTTTTGTGCGCCTATTTATTCATTTGATGCTTGCACAGTGCCTGATATCTTCATAGATCTGCAATATTTAGAGCAATAAGAACAAAACAGAATTTGGATTTTGGACCTATACTCACCAACACATTAGATTAGCACCGTATCTGAACAACAAAGTGAGGAGACATGCCAACCATGGCGAAACAGAACGAACACAACGCTACAGCTGCGTACAAGCCAAGCAAGAGCTGGTCTGTTGACCTCGCTTTGTGTcctatacatatttttttccttgGTCTTTTTGCTCCTAGCCCTATCTGGCTGTCGCTTTGTAAATTAGACGGATGGGAGAAGTATATAGCTGTCGCTTTGTAAATTGTTGTCTCCTATATATAGCATTTTGAAGACTTGCAGCTATGTTGTAGAGTAGCATAGCTCAGGGAGAAGTGGTCAAGTTTTGCACCGGCCATGGAACATGGTGCATGTGTGGCCACCTGCCTGCAGGTATCTTGAAAAAACAGAGCAAGATCTGGTCACTTATTTGGATGCCGTACGACAATTAGGTACTAAGTCTCTGTTTGGTTTGTGGCTGCATTTTGTCATATTTTCTCCCATAGTTGTTTGGTTCGTTACAATAGTTTTGACTTGTCATAGTATTTCAGTTTTTATCTCACTTATTATAGACTAATTTTTTTGTCAAACTTTGTCTAAAATGTGAGGAGCAATTTATTCATTACATTTTAGACACGATTTTATTAAAGATATATTAATTGATGATAGCGAAACAAACACACCCTAGTTCAGTGATCTGTTTGTGGTACATCTGACTACTTGTCGTttttgcaacttgcaagttCGGCAGTGTACTGTCAATGATTTTGAAGACGTGCAAAGGGGAAAATGTAGCAATTGCTAGCAACAGTGAAATATCAGAAATCGTTTCTCAGAGTCGGAGGTCAGAATGCGAAACGATAGCTAAACATGAGGAGACCTTCCAAAGAAACGTGTTCTCGTGTTAGGTAGTAGCTTCATTGACAAGGTGAACGAAATTGTCAATATGTTTAGATTCATGGAGCACTTTTTCCTCTATTTTCTCGTCCTTCTTCTACCACATCTGTACACATTGACGCTAAATATGGTACTCCTAAATGTCGGTTTTGAATTGAGTTTTTGCCAAATGTCAACCCAGGCTAAAAGGGAAAAATCTCCATTTTTTTAAATGCTAATAAATCTCCACATGGTTTGCATGACAGAGGAACATCTAACACAGGACCAGTtcgctctttttttttataaacaggGGATTTATATTAAGCAAGGTAAGTCCAGAGTAAAGAACTAGGGAAAAATCCCTAGGGTACAAGTTTGTGCCTAAACGTTACCGATCTAATACGGTGGTACGAGAGAAACTTAGTCATCTTCAAtagttattttaaatttttattttaaaaatactattacagtatctcctatcattattacagtatccttatttttttattttcaacagctactctatttcttatcttctactactcttttcctCCCTCCAGATCCATTTTTAGCCTCTTTCGACAGTATTGCTACAGTATTTTCCTCTCTTTAGGTGCGCCGTCCGACTCTATGAACAGTACGCTACAGTGATGTGCCTGCTACAGCACCCCCGGCAAATTTGCAGCACCATGCTCTCTCCGTAACACTATAGcgcactgtagcactagatagGGGATTGATTGGAGATGAATTTCCAGTGCTGCAGTAGACCGTAAAGTACTGCAGCACTGGAATTTGCAGATTTGAGGATTCCGTTGGAGTTAGCCTTATAGCAGAGTTGGCACTGTCGTATAATTGATGAGTACACTTGTAGCAAAAAGATAACAGTCTCTCTAATCTATAATCCATGAATTGACCAAGGTCTTGATGATTGTAGATTGTTTTATGAGAATGAAGCTCTTAGAAGCAACTGATGTTCTCGTCGGGGTGCACAGTGTCGACAACCAAAGTCACGAAATCACCGCGATTTGAACATCGAGGGTCCCCTTGGGTGCACTCCGATAGCACAACCAGCGCTCCCTGCAGTTGTTTGATCAGATTTGGCACATGGGGGTGTGCAACATTGAACTGGAGATCTGTATTTTCCTTCACCGGGATCAAACATGGTTGTACATACGAGCCAACATCAAATCTGTGACTCGGCGACAGCGACAAAAACCGTTGGTGAACAACCCGAATGTCGGCAATCGTATGGCCGCTTCTGTGAGTAACACTGCATCTCAGAGGAGCAAAGGAATGGTTTACCTTTGTTCGAATTCCTTGGATCTTCGTTGAGAGTCAATGCAGAGACTGCTCGTTCATCCTACTGCTTCTCTGCTTGTTCCTGTTGCTGCTTCTCTGTTCTTGGAGCACTCGGAGAAGGTGTTGGCTTCACCACGCGTTGCAAAAGCTTTGTTGCTAGAAATTGAAGCACCTCTGCTCGCCGAGGATGGAATGTGGATGAGGCACGCCACTCTTCACTTCGACAACCCGAATTGAAGAGCAGCGGTGGCGTGGCGTGGTCGACTGGATCCGTATTGAGGGCGTATGGATCCGACATCAAAAGGAAGGGTTGGCCTATTTTATTCCTCACCTCGGCAACGTTGCATTCGACGATTTCCACCATGGCAACAACGGCGGCGAAAAGGAAGCGGCAGCCAAGGAGAAACTACCGACAAATGCCTAACCGACACGAGCTCTAAAACTACTCTAGATCTATCTATCAAGATAGGGAACTAAGGGGGCCGGCCCACCTCTATCTCTCCACCGGTGAGGACGCCGAGAAGGATAGGGAGGGGTCCGAAAACTAGACAGATCTAGGAGAGCGGGGCAGGGCGTTGCCTTTCTCGAGCTTTGAGTGCCTGATGGAAGAAGGGAATAAGTTTTGTGCCAGTTCGCTCTTTTTTAGGATGAAACCGGTCCGAAATGATCGGAAAATATTCTAAATCACTTttactattatatttttttcagaatCGAAATCGGAAATGATAATGTCGGAAACGATTACGATATAAAAGATATCGAAAACTTCAAAAATAGAACCATCGGAACGAAAACATGTTGATTATAGTCGGGAGCCGATAATTTAGATCGGAAATACCGCCTCTTAGAACATGGCTCAAACATGACTAAATCATCGAGATACGTATAATTCTTAACTCGATCATACAACGACATAACTCATAACTCATCCATACAACAACACTAGTCTTAACTTACTCAAATAAGTCTTAACTAGACCATTTAAGATACAATATATTCACACTAGATAATTTATAATTCATTCAAATATCGATACcataatacaaaactatttcATAAATAGCACAAAATGTACTACAATATAACAATTATAAAGAACTTatctattataaaaaaattataaaataactaAGGTGTAGATGAACATTTTACTATTTTAGGGCCTCTTACCTGGTATTGAGTTGaggcataaaaaattaaaatggtTTGAGTCTTTTAGAAAGGGAAATTATTCGGAGTTCACTCGGAAATTTTTagtaaaatatgatattttgaaaatacgGTTGAAAATCAGGCtatattatttttcattttattttcgtATTTATCGATTTGAAATCGATCCAGTTTTATATAAGTTCTAGAGAAAGAAAATGATCgggaaaaacaaaaaacatatCAATCAATTTGGGATTTTACTGTTCCATTTTCGTCCTTGCTCTGGTTGAAGATTCATCACGTCTCCCTGAATACTACTatttttcctcctcctctgattAGGCTTTAATTTGCTAAGACCACAATATTAGCCGTATAAAGCAACAATCAGAAGCCGGTCATTAGTGGCTACTCAGGTCAAAAGAACACTGTAGGTCCGTTTGGATAGTTGGTAACTTTGAACTTTTGGTTAGTTGAAGAGTGATTGTGTTTGTTAAATTTTGGTTGttggtttttataataattttttagtttctcaGCACATTTAAAAGCTAAATAAAATCTGtttatcagcttttagtttatttcagtcACAACTATTTTCTCAACCAATTAAAACCCTCCAAAATTCAGAGTCAAAAGCCAACCGTTTAGATAGACTTTAGTttaagaaaactaaaaaaacttaTCAAACAGGATTATCTCTTTAGCTAACTAGCTGCtagaggaaaaatccaaaagtagataatatatttgatcgtatttattaaaatagataatatatcaacgtatttataaatttagtatacATATTTGGTACCTATTTATCAAAAATCTATTTTCGGTAAATTAGGTGCCGAATACgtatattaaatttataaatacgataacatatcatatattttaataaatacgatcAATTATATTGcctattttaagatttttacCGGTGCTAGACCTACAAGTCAAAAGATCAGGACCAAGCTAAAGTTAGCATCACAAGTTGCAACTGAACACACCTTGCACCTGAATCATGCTGGCCCGACAGGTCAGGTGTGAAAGATACAGAGACAAGacaccaaaccaaaaccaaCTGGAAGCTACAGGGACTAGAATGAACGAAGCGTAGGCTGGGCTGCTGCTGGTGGTAAAACATGGGGGAGGAGAAGATGCAGAAATGGCGCAGCTTTGCCATTCCTGGGGCTCCTAGCCAGCCTGGGAGGAAGACTCGGAGCCCGCCACCTCACAAACGGACAAACGGACAGGCCTCCTAAATTAAGCCAAGAATTGATTAATTTGTTGGTTGGCGCTGCTAATTAGCATAGGGACAGCACTAGAACTGAAATCTATAGCCTTTTGACGGATTAACTGAGAGGACAAGCACCAGCACAAACAGCTAAAAAACCACCGAGATAAGTCGGTAACTACTCATCCTCCACCCCCGAAATTACCAATGAAAGATGATGAGGCGGTGGACACTTCTATACATATAAgcgaaaatctttggtacaaaCAAGCCGATATGTGTAAAGTGCAAATATTTATTCTCATATGTACAATTCAGATATAAAGACAtctcttttgaagaaaaaaaatgtggcTTCAAATCTGGATTAGACGAACGAAAATAAATGTTTACACTTTTGCACTAAATGATTTGTTTGCACGAAAAATTCCTCTTAAGAAACTTCCAACTAAGTTTGGAataaaataggaaaagaaaatACATGTAATGCATGTTAGAAATCCTATTTGGGACGTACAGAGTCATTTAATATTTGGAAGATCTCTCGTATGAATATTACAATTTCCATATAATATCTACTGAATTTCCACAAAACATTATCGCTAAATTTTGagcgcaaaaagaaaaagaaaagaagagagaacaAAGGAACCGAACAGGGCTGccttcctcctccccgccgcatCCTCCATTCCTCCTTTTTCACgccctccctctccttccccacaTCCTGACCCCAAAACACATTTCTTTCCTTCCGTCCTTTCCTACCTTCTCGCCCGCTTGCGTGTCTCCGTCCATTCCGCACCATTACCTCTCTCTTCCCCCAACAATGCCGCCGTGGAGGCAGCGCACGCGCGGCCTCCGGCGGTGCTAGATCCACGGCCAAGCACAGCGGCGGGCGCCGAGCCAGGGAACCCGGCGGGGAGCccgagcggcggcggtggcagggaagaagaagaagaaggacgtGTCGTCGGGACAGGCGGGCGCGGCCAATGCACGAGCACGCCGGCGCCAGGGCGTGGGAGGCGACCGTGCGCAAGGTGCAGCAGTACCAGCAGCATCCGCAGCCCGTGGGCAGGCGCCGGGTGTCCCCGATGTCGGCGGCGGACGACTCCGAGACGGCGTCCTCCTCAGCGTCGTCCTCGTCGGGCACCGGCGGCGACGATGCCGAGCACCACGGGTACGTGGAGCGCGGCCTCCCCAACGGCGACTTCTACACGGGGCTGTGGCGCGGGGGCGCGCCGCACGGGGCGGGGAAGTACCTGTGGACGGACGGGTGCATGTACGAGGGGGAGTGGCGGCACGGCAAGGCCACGGGGCGGGGCAAGTTCTCGTGGCCGTCGGGCGCCACCTACGAGGGCGAGTTCAAGAACGGGTTCATGGACGGCACCGGCACGTACACAGGCGCCGCCGGGGACACCTACCGGGGGTCCTGGTCCATGAACCTCAAGCACGGAAACGGCAAGAAGAGCTACGCCAACGGCGACCAGTACGACGGTGAGTGGCGCGCGGGGATGCAGGACGGCGCCGGCCGCTACACCTGGCGCAACGGCACCGAGTACACGGGGCAGTGGCGCGCGGGACTTATCCACGGCCGCGGAGCGCTCGTCTGGTCGAACGGCAACCGCTACGACGGCGGATGGGAGGACGGCTGCCCGCGCGGCCAGGGAACCTTCCGCTGGGCCGACGGCAGCGTCTACGTCGGCTACTGGACGCGCGACAGCTCCACCGGCATTGTCCAGCAGAAGGGCGCCTACTACCCGTCTCCGGCCGCGTCTTCCCCGACGGCGCGTGATCCCCGCGACGTGTTCGCGAGGGACTTGCCGGCCTTCATGGGCCGCAGCTCGGAGTCGGCGTCGCCGCGCAAGTCGCTGAATCCGTCGGCTAACAGGACGGCAAATGGGCGCGCGAGTTCGGCGTCCGGGCTCAGCAACAGCTCCGGCGGCGACAGGAAGTACGACAAAATTTGCATTTGGGAGTTGGACGGCGACATCACGTGCGACATTGTGGACGGGCCCGCGTTGGGGGACGAGGTGGTGGCCGCGCGGAGGAGCGTGAGGATGGACAACGGCGGTGAGGGCCGAGGGcttccgccgccgtcgccggcgccgcaCATCACTCAGTGGGTGTCACCACGGGAGGCGAAGCGGCAGGGGGAGACCATCGCCAAGGGGCACAAGCACTACGAGCTCATGCTGAACTTGCAGCTCGGGATCAGGTGCGTGGAGTTCGTCTGTCTCCAATGGCTGAATAATTTTGGCTGTGCAGTTCTAAGATTTGACCCCGTTACTTTGGCATCACGTATGCCAGAGAAACTTGCATTGAATTTGATTGATGCTTTTGCTGATTGACAATTCTTACTTTGGGAACATTGACATGTGAATCATCCAAGAGTTTGCTTCGGGTCGTCTAATGGTGCTGAAAAAGTGAATTTCTGGGTGGCTAATCTGAATTTGATCTGTTATTTCATAAAGGTCTCACCCTTCTGTGTGAATTTTACCACCAATAAGATATCATGCTGAACCACTTGCAAGCATTTTAGTCATTGTTCTTCCATGTTTTCTCCATAGTCCATACTTGATTGAATTATCTAGCCTTATCTTTGGTATCTGGACACAGGCATGCAGTGGGGAAGCAAGGCCCTATCGTGCTTGATCTGAAATCGTCGGCTTTCGACCCAAAGGAAAAAGTATGGACAAAGTTCCCTCCAGAAGGCTCAAAATACACCCCTCCACACAATTCTTGTGACTTCAGATGGAAGGATTACTGCCCACAGGTGTTCCGGTTGGTCATCACTCCCTTGATAAATTATATATGATCATGATGCACCATGTTCCTGTGTCG
This region includes:
- the LOC133893408 gene encoding phosphatidylinositol 4-phosphate 5-kinase 6-like gives rise to the protein MHEHAGARAWEATVRKVQQYQQHPQPVGRRRVSPMSAADDSETASSSASSSSGTGGDDAEHHGYVERGLPNGDFYTGLWRGGAPHGAGKYLWTDGCMYEGEWRHGKATGRGKFSWPSGATYEGEFKNGFMDGTGTYTGAAGDTYRGSWSMNLKHGNGKKSYANGDQYDGEWRAGMQDGAGRYTWRNGTEYTGQWRAGLIHGRGALVWSNGNRYDGGWEDGCPRGQGTFRWADGSVYVGYWTRDSSTGIVQQKGAYYPSPAASSPTARDPRDVFARDLPAFMGRSSESASPRKSLNPSANRTANGRASSASGLSNSSGGDRKYDKICIWELDGDITCDIVDGPALGDEVVAARRSVRMDNGGEGRGLPPPSPAPHITQWVSPREAKRQGETIAKGHKHYELMLNLQLGIRHAVGKQGPIVLDLKSSAFDPKEKVWTKFPPEGSKYTPPHNSCDFRWKDYCPQVFRTLRKLFKVDAADYMLSLCGNEALRELSSPGKSGSFFYLTNDDQYMIKTMKKSEVKMLLKMLPAYYNHVRAFENTLVTKFFGLHCVKLAGANQKKVRFVIMGNLFCSEYSIHRRFDLKGSSLGRTTDKPQTEIDQYTTLKDLDLNFIFRLKKQWFQEFQRQVDRDCDFLEQEKIMDYSLLVGVHFRDNGEKILTEVEGFIEYDINNISTPRLSRGNTDQFLADPNRCPKIKLGVNMPARAELTAQKSDYESQLIGEPTREYYDVILYFGIIDILQDYDISKKLEHAYKSFQYDSTSISAVDPRQYSRRFKDFIYKAFQEDN